The Acanthopagrus latus isolate v.2019 chromosome 6, fAcaLat1.1, whole genome shotgun sequence genome includes a region encoding these proteins:
- the pigu gene encoding phosphatidylinositol glycan anchor biosynthesis class U protein, whose amino-acid sequence MAAPLTLLLILAVTIRAALYRSSLADLIAERVEVVSPLTAWKRVVEGLALLDLGVSPYAGDVFHETPLIIYIFHFVVDYAEITFMLADVITAVALYMAVKDYNKQVFRKQKYALEADRYPLDCLELIRSPKEMYYIPLKVAMFYLLNPFTILSCVAKSTCGLNNAVIALFILTTIKGNVLLSAIFLSLATYQSIYPLTLCAPALLYLMQRQYIPVNFRRVSFWWFITQYLFMYLGSLFVMICLSFFLLGSWDYLPSVYGFILSVPDLTPNIGLFWYFFAEMFEHFRLFFLCVFQINIFFYTIPLSIKLKEHPVFLIFMQLAVISIFKSYPTVGDIALYLAFLPVWSHLHRFLRNIFLVSCVMLACSALFPVLWHLWIYAGSANSNFYYAITLLFNVAQILLVSDYFYAFLRREHHLSYGLYLKRKDGSEATLVLK is encoded by the exons ATGGCGGCTCCCTTGAcactacttttgattttagccGTTACGATCCGTGCAGCTCTTTACAGATCCAGTTTAGCGGACTTAATTGCGGAGCGGGTGGAGGTTGTGTCTCCGCTGACCGCCTGGAAGAGAG ttgttGAAGGTTTGGCTCTGCTCGACTTGGGAGTCTCGCCGTACGCTGGAGATGTTTTCCACGAG acTCCTCTCATCATTTACATCTTTCACTTTGTGGTGGACTATGCAGAGATAACATTTATG tTGGCAGATGTGATCACTGCTGTGGCTCTCTACATGGCAGTGAAGGATTACAACAAACAAGTG TTCAGAAAGCAGAAATATGCCCTGGAGGCAGACCGCTACCCCCTCGACTGCCTGGAGCTCATCAGGAGCCCCAAAGAGATGTACTACATCCCTCTGAAAGTAGCCATGTT TTACCTGTTGAACCCGTTCACCATCCTTTCCTGCGTTGCCAAGTCAACATGCGGTCTGAACAACGCCGTCATCGCCCTGTTCATCCTCACCACCATAAAGG gaaATGTCTTACTGAGCGCTATATTTCTGTCCTTGGCTACGTATCAGTCCATCTATCCTCTGACTCTGTGCGCTCCAGCGTTGCTCTATCTGATGCAg CGTCAGTACATCCCGGTGAACTTCAGACGGGTCAGCTTCTGGTGGTTCATCACGCAGTACCTCTTCATGTACCTGGGAAGCCTGTTCGTCATGATCTGTCTCTCCTTTTTCCTGCTCGGCTCATGGGACTACCTGCCGTCTGTCTACGGCTTCAT TCTCTCAGTGCCAGACCTGACCCCGAACATCGGCCTCTTCTGGTATTTCTTTGCCGAGATGTTCGAGCACTTCCGTCTGTTCTTCCTCTGCGTCTTCCAGATCAACATCTTCTTCTACACCATCCCTCTGTCCATCAAACTCAA GGAGCATCCAGTGTTTCTGATCTTCATGCAGTTAGCTGTGATCTCCATCTTTAAGTCTTACCCCACTGTGGGAGACATCGCTCTCTACCTGGCCTTCCTTCCTGTCTGGAGTCACCTGCACCGAT TCTTGAGGAACATCTTCCTGGTGTCCTGCGTCATGCTGGCCTGCTCCGCTCTGTTTCCTGTTCTCTGGCACCTCTGGATCTACGCCGGCAGCGCCAACTCCAACTTCTACTACGCCATAACGCTGCTGTTCAACGTGGCACAG ATTCTCCTGGTGTCTGATTATTTCTATGCTTTCCTGAGGAGGGAACATCACCTCAGCTACGGACTGTATCTGAAGAGGAAAGATGGCTCCGAGGCGACTCTggttctgaaataa
- the psmf1 gene encoding proteasome inhibitor PI31 subunit produces MAGLEVLYTCVSGSISCPQDAVVCFVHWDLIKRGYRCIGSGDEPRSSDKKSELLPADWSSNKELYSLRYKTKDGDSQFLLKAIVVDSTLIFNLMNSSSQQVSDMTVNISDHVDADKLQTFDSVYKDTDGLSEKVRTQLLPFQDRSSGQRPEPKSRREDEEEEERRRRVEDSDPLRIPHRHPRQGTQPHWPDPMIPPFAAGGADLDPFGSRGGGGMIVDPLRSGYPRSGFDPTSGIPDILPPGAVPPGARFDPFGPVGRRRPGPDPDHMPPPGYDDMFM; encoded by the exons ATGGCAGGCTTAGAGGTGTTGTATACCTGTGTCTCTGGCAGCATTAGCTGTCCGCAGGACGCCGTTGTGTGTTTCGTCCACTGGGACCTGATAAAGCGTGGATACAGGTGCATCGGGTCTGGAGACGAG CCCCGCAGCAGTGATAAGAAGTCAGAGCTGCTCCCTGCTGACTGGAGCAGCAACAAGGAATTGTACAGTCTGAGATATAAAACCAAAGATGGTGACTCCCAGTTCCTGCTCAAAGCCATCGTTGTCGACTCCACCTTGATCTTCAACCTGATG aactCCAGCTCCCAGCAGGTGTCAGACATGACGGTGAACATCAGCGATCACGTGGACGCTGACAAGTTGCAGACGTTCGACAG tgtgtaCAAGGATACAGATGGTTTGTCAGAGAAGGTGAGGACTCAGCTGCTGCCCTTCCAGGACAGATCGTCCGGACAGAGGCCAGAGCCGAAGAGCCGCcgggaggacgaggaggaggaggagcggagaCGAAGAGTAGAAGACAGCGACCCCCTCCGCATCCCCCACAGACATCCTCGACAGGGAACACAGCCGCACTG gcccGACCCCATGATTCCTCCCTTCGCAGCAGGGGGAGCAGATCTGGATCCATTCGG CTCTCGCGGCGGTGGCGGGATGATAGTCGACCCGTTGCGGTCGGGTTATCCTCGTTCTGGTTTTGACCCGACCAGCGGGATCCCAGACATTCTGCCTCCTGGAGCTGTTCCCCCGGGGGCTCGCTTTGACCCATTCGGACCAGTCGGCCGACGCAGACCagg GCCGGATCCAGACCACATGCCCCCGCCTGGCTATGACGACATGTTCATGTAG